One window of Nocardia sp. NBC_00508 genomic DNA carries:
- a CDS encoding ABC transporter ATP-binding protein — translation MSGGAAVRMHGLRIAYGDSIAAEVDLEIDPGEIVVLLGPSGCGKSTILRAMAGLLDPASGTAEVDGQAVGAAGVQCAMVFQEDALLPWRTARKNVEFALRLRGVSRKACRDRALALLDQVGLNGFGDHLPGALSGGMRQRVQLARTLAAQPRVLLMDEPFGALDAQTRADMQRLLISVWQRNKTTVLFVTHDVDEALLLADRVVLLTPRPARIQRVITIENPRAPGARFEPEFARRRYEILAALGETDEAGEPVGVAATASPDN, via the coding sequence ATGAGCGGCGGGGCCGCCGTGCGGATGCACGGCCTGCGAATCGCCTACGGCGACAGCATCGCCGCGGAGGTCGACCTGGAGATCGATCCGGGCGAGATCGTCGTCCTGCTCGGACCGTCAGGATGCGGCAAGTCGACGATCCTGCGCGCGATGGCGGGCCTGCTCGACCCGGCAAGCGGAACCGCGGAAGTGGATGGGCAAGCCGTCGGCGCGGCCGGGGTGCAGTGCGCGATGGTGTTCCAGGAGGATGCGCTGCTGCCGTGGCGCACTGCGCGGAAGAACGTGGAGTTCGCCTTGCGGCTGCGTGGGGTGTCGCGCAAGGCGTGCCGCGACCGAGCGCTCGCGCTGCTGGACCAGGTAGGGCTGAACGGTTTCGGCGATCACCTCCCCGGTGCCCTGTCGGGCGGCATGCGTCAGCGGGTGCAGCTGGCGCGCACCTTGGCCGCGCAACCGCGCGTGCTGTTGATGGACGAGCCGTTCGGCGCGCTGGACGCGCAGACCCGCGCCGACATGCAGCGGCTGCTGATCTCGGTGTGGCAGCGGAACAAGACCACCGTGCTGTTCGTCACCCATGACGTGGACGAGGCGCTGCTGCTCGCCGACCGGGTCGTGCTGCTCACACCGCGCCCGGCACGCATCCAGCGCGTCATCACCATCGAGAACCCGCGGGCGCCGGGTGCGCGGTTCGAACCCGAATTCGCCCGCAGACGATACGAGATCCTGGCCGCCCTCGGCGAGACGGACGAGGCCGGCGAGCCGGTCGGCGTGGCCGCGACGGCGAGCCCGGACAACTGA
- a CDS encoding histone deacetylase: MTAWHTGIAAHSAAPRANQNADGRTRHRRTDLVWYAAYGSNMSLTRLRTYLRGGCPEGGTLTLPGCRDRSDPIRSVPLLLPGLLYFATESLTWTGGRAFYDPDCPGEMAAHAHLLTAAQFGDIVAQEMYRAPGTELDLAAVIDRGTTTLGPGRYETLVCAGTYDSYPVLTFTAPWRYRDVPGNPPAAAYVRHLAAGLRAAHGWSIRTTAGYLATRPGADRRWTPDSVHALLCAGGL, from the coding sequence ATGACGGCGTGGCATACCGGCATCGCCGCCCACTCGGCGGCCCCACGGGCAAACCAGAACGCGGACGGCCGTACGCGGCACCGGCGCACGGATCTGGTCTGGTATGCCGCCTATGGCTCGAATATGAGCCTGACCAGGCTGCGCACCTACCTGCGCGGAGGCTGTCCCGAAGGCGGAACGCTCACCCTGCCCGGCTGCCGCGACCGCTCCGACCCGATCCGCTCGGTGCCCCTCCTGCTTCCCGGCCTGCTGTATTTCGCCACTGAATCGCTGACCTGGACCGGCGGCCGCGCCTTCTACGATCCGGATTGCCCGGGTGAGATGGCCGCGCACGCCCACCTGCTCACCGCCGCCCAGTTCGGCGACATCGTGGCCCAGGAGATGTACCGCGCACCCGGCACGGAGCTGGACCTCGCCGCAGTGATCGACCGCGGCACGACCACACTGGGCCCCGGGCGGTACGAAACGCTGGTTTGCGCGGGTACCTACGACAGTTACCCCGTGCTGACCTTCACCGCGCCATGGCGCTATCGCGATGTGCCGGGCAACCCGCCCGCCGCCGCCTACGTGCGGCACCTGGCCGCAGGCCTGCGCGCCGCACACGGCTGGTCCATCCGGACGACGGCAGGCTATCTCGCCACCCGCCCCGGCGCCGATCGCCGATGGACACCGGATTCCGTCCATGCACTGCTCTGCGCGGGCGGCTTGTAG
- a CDS encoding PucR family transcriptional regulator, producing the protein MSITDSAGPDLTLSGRPASSSLRDVRNLSRKMVGHFIETVAHCRTLPGEALNGDITNITRLCLELAVSMLDGSDIPEKTLLLRTAAAGWAREGIPIDTIHHAVHEGFKLGFDLIVANATAADFDSLKDISRRLLEILDTITSTVSRAYVTELRAVVGEHHTAAHTLVSALLGGHPTFTMARECGIPISDSYSVLAVAIPGHPDERNPRLDSAVVARRKLRRVQSELATRCGDTVLSLLSVDGGTILLPSASPEDKALDELVECLGGAAQVPVVATVVAATPVEVPTAADRAHELLDMVQRLRWTHGLFRFDDLALEYQLTRPGPGLETLRTLLDPLDEHPELLETLRRHIGTNLNRQRTARSLHIHTNTVDYRLKRIGQLTGFDPAQASGVWYLRAALVARSYRDSGDEPHAVVARPAATDVSS; encoded by the coding sequence ATGTCCATCACCGATTCGGCAGGTCCGGATTTGACCTTGTCGGGCCGCCCGGCCAGTTCTTCGCTGCGAGATGTGCGGAATCTGTCGCGCAAAATGGTCGGCCACTTCATCGAAACCGTCGCGCACTGCCGGACATTACCCGGCGAGGCGCTCAACGGCGACATCACCAATATCACCCGTCTGTGCCTGGAGCTGGCCGTCAGCATGCTCGACGGCAGCGACATCCCGGAGAAGACGCTCCTGCTGCGTACCGCCGCGGCCGGCTGGGCGCGCGAGGGCATCCCGATCGACACCATCCACCACGCCGTGCACGAGGGATTCAAACTCGGCTTCGACCTGATCGTCGCGAACGCGACGGCCGCGGACTTCGACAGCCTCAAGGACATCAGCCGTCGCCTGCTGGAAATCCTGGACACCATCACCTCGACCGTCTCGCGCGCCTACGTCACCGAGCTGCGTGCCGTGGTCGGCGAACACCACACCGCCGCGCACACGCTCGTCTCCGCGCTGCTCGGCGGGCACCCCACCTTCACCATGGCCCGCGAATGCGGCATTCCGATCTCCGATTCGTATTCCGTTCTCGCCGTTGCCATTCCGGGACATCCCGACGAGAGGAATCCGCGACTCGACAGCGCGGTGGTGGCCCGGCGAAAGTTGCGTCGCGTGCAATCCGAACTCGCGACCCGCTGTGGCGACACAGTGCTGTCGCTACTGAGCGTCGACGGCGGCACCATCCTGCTACCGTCCGCGTCACCGGAGGACAAAGCCCTCGACGAGCTGGTGGAGTGCCTCGGCGGCGCCGCGCAGGTACCGGTCGTCGCGACGGTGGTCGCCGCGACACCGGTCGAAGTGCCCACGGCCGCCGATCGCGCGCACGAACTGCTCGACATGGTGCAGCGGCTGCGCTGGACGCACGGGCTGTTCCGATTCGACGACCTCGCGCTGGAGTACCAGCTCACCCGCCCCGGCCCTGGGCTGGAAACGCTGCGGACGCTGCTCGATCCGCTGGACGAGCACCCCGAACTCCTCGAAACGCTCAGGCGTCATATCGGCACCAACCTGAACCGCCAGCGCACCGCACGATCGCTGCACATCCACACCAACACGGTCGACTACCGGCTCAAACGCATCGGTCAGCTGACCGGGTTCGACCCCGCCCAAGCCTCCGGGGTGTGGTACCTGCGCGCGGCGCTCGTCGCGCGCAGCTATCGGGACTCCGGAGACGAGCCCCACGCCGTCGTCGCCCGGCCCGCGGCGACGGACGTTTCCTCGTAG
- a CDS encoding FAD-dependent oxidoreductase: protein MTGTERPLRVAIVGAGPAGIYAADALMKALPGRSAGSAPGDAEVSIDLFERMPAPFGLIRYGVAPDHPRIKGIITALHKVLDKPQVRLLGNIDYGTDITLDDLRAFYDAVIFSTGANADRALPIPGIDLDGSYGAADFVSWYDGHPDVPRSWPLDAQKVAVLGVGNVALDVARVLAKTGDELLPTEIPPNVYHGLKDNKALEVHVFGRRGPAQAKFTPLELRELDHSPTIEVIVDPADIDYDEGSEAARRHSKQVDMVANTLEQWAIRDAGNRPHKLFLHFFESPAEVLGDNGKVVGLRTERTQLDGTGNVKGTGVYRDWDVQAVYRAVGYLSQNISSLPFDDQAGTVPNEAGRVIADENADGAERYLPATYVTGWIKRGPVGLIGHTKGDANETIACLLDDAPRFTPAQRPDPEAVTEFLEAKGIPFTTWAGWYRLDAHERSLGEPEGRERVKVVEREDMLRASLH, encoded by the coding sequence ATGACCGGAACGGAACGTCCACTGCGGGTAGCGATCGTGGGCGCCGGACCGGCCGGGATCTACGCCGCCGACGCCTTGATGAAGGCGTTGCCGGGTCGCTCCGCGGGCTCCGCTCCTGGCGATGCCGAGGTGAGTATCGACCTGTTCGAGCGCATGCCTGCACCGTTCGGGCTGATCCGCTACGGCGTCGCGCCCGACCACCCGCGGATCAAGGGCATCATCACCGCGCTGCACAAGGTGCTGGACAAGCCGCAGGTGCGGCTGCTGGGCAACATCGACTACGGCACCGACATCACCCTCGATGACCTGCGCGCCTTCTACGACGCGGTGATCTTCTCCACCGGCGCCAACGCCGACCGCGCGCTGCCCATCCCCGGCATCGACCTGGACGGCTCCTACGGCGCCGCGGACTTCGTATCCTGGTACGACGGCCACCCCGACGTGCCGCGCTCCTGGCCGCTGGACGCGCAGAAGGTCGCCGTCCTCGGCGTCGGCAACGTCGCCCTGGACGTGGCCCGCGTGCTGGCCAAGACCGGCGACGAACTGCTGCCCACCGAGATCCCGCCGAACGTCTACCACGGCCTGAAGGACAACAAGGCCCTCGAGGTCCACGTCTTCGGCCGCCGCGGCCCCGCCCAGGCCAAGTTCACCCCGCTGGAACTGCGCGAACTCGACCACTCCCCGACCATCGAGGTCATCGTCGACCCCGCCGACATCGACTACGACGAAGGCTCCGAAGCCGCGCGCAGGCATTCCAAGCAGGTCGACATGGTCGCCAACACCCTCGAGCAGTGGGCCATCCGCGATGCCGGTAACCGGCCGCACAAGCTGTTCCTGCACTTCTTCGAGTCCCCCGCCGAGGTGCTCGGCGACAACGGCAAGGTCGTCGGCCTGCGCACCGAACGCACCCAGCTCGACGGCACCGGCAACGTCAAGGGCACCGGCGTCTACAGGGACTGGGACGTGCAGGCGGTCTACCGCGCCGTCGGCTACCTGTCGCAGAACATCAGCAGCCTGCCCTTCGACGACCAGGCCGGCACCGTACCCAACGAAGCCGGCCGCGTGATCGCCGACGAGAACGCCGACGGCGCCGAACGCTACCTGCCCGCCACCTACGTGACCGGCTGGATCAAACGCGGCCCGGTCGGCCTGATCGGCCACACCAAGGGCGACGCCAACGAAACCATCGCCTGCCTGCTCGACGACGCCCCCCGCTTCACCCCGGCCCAGCGGCCCGACCCCGAAGCCGTCACCGAGTTCCTCGAAGCCAAGGGCATCCCGTTCACCACCTGGGCCGGCTGGTACCGCCTCGACGCCCACGAACGCTCCCTCGGCGAACCCGAAGGCCGCGAACGCGTCAAGGTCGTCGAGCGCGAGGACATGCTGCGCGCCAGCCTGCACTGA
- a CDS encoding ABC transporter permease, whose product MTVSAEPIPVIQTTIPESGATERTGARPLPTRLPHRLRAALLTAAPLAALVLLWYLLTANQVVFWLRFDKIPTPAEVFGSFRTQLGTGTYYGNILSSTRRIMVGFGLATVSGVLVGMAIGRSNLVSALVRPVLEVFRPIPAIALVPLAILLFPTGEQGIVFITFFAAFFPVAVSTIHAMHALPKVWEEAARTLGARRWEILFRIALPGALPGIFSGLSVAMGVAWICVISAEMISGQFGIGYFTWQSYGLLDYSSVVVGMLSIGLLGWATAWLVELTGRRVNRWLPRSVR is encoded by the coding sequence ATGACGGTATCCGCGGAACCGATTCCCGTAATCCAGACCACGATTCCCGAGTCCGGGGCAACCGAGCGGACCGGTGCGCGTCCCCTGCCGACGCGCCTACCGCACCGACTGCGCGCCGCACTGCTCACTGCGGCCCCGCTGGCGGCCCTGGTACTGCTCTGGTATCTGCTCACCGCCAACCAGGTGGTGTTCTGGCTGCGGTTCGACAAGATCCCCACGCCTGCGGAGGTTTTCGGCTCCTTCCGCACGCAACTCGGCACCGGCACCTACTACGGCAACATCCTGTCGAGCACCCGGCGCATCATGGTCGGGTTCGGGCTCGCCACCGTCAGCGGTGTGCTGGTCGGCATGGCCATCGGCCGGTCGAATCTGGTCAGCGCACTCGTGCGCCCGGTGCTCGAGGTCTTCCGGCCGATTCCGGCGATCGCGTTGGTGCCCTTGGCGATTCTGCTGTTCCCCACCGGCGAGCAGGGAATCGTGTTCATCACCTTCTTCGCCGCGTTCTTCCCGGTGGCGGTCAGCACGATCCATGCGATGCACGCGCTGCCGAAAGTCTGGGAAGAGGCAGCCCGCACGCTCGGCGCCCGGCGTTGGGAAATCCTGTTCCGGATCGCGCTTCCCGGTGCGCTGCCCGGCATCTTCTCGGGACTGTCCGTGGCCATGGGTGTCGCCTGGATCTGCGTCATCAGTGCCGAGATGATCTCCGGTCAGTTCGGTATCGGCTACTTCACCTGGCAGTCCTACGGGCTGCTCGACTACTCGAGCGTCGTGGTCGGCATGCTGTCGATCGGCCTGCTCGGCTGGGCGACGGCGTGGCTGGTCGAGCTGACCGGTCGCCGGGTCAACCGCTGGCTGCCGAGGTCGGTCCGATGA
- the fdxA gene encoding ferredoxin has protein sequence MTFVIGESCVDIMDRACVEECPVDCIYVGGRMAYIHPTECVDCGACEPVCPVEAIYLDADVPADQRQFIAENARFFAEPLPGRTEPLGSPGSAAKAGELGVDTPFVQAFSR, from the coding sequence ATGACCTTCGTCATCGGCGAGTCCTGCGTCGACATCATGGATCGGGCCTGCGTGGAGGAGTGCCCGGTGGACTGCATCTACGTCGGCGGCCGCATGGCCTACATCCACCCCACCGAATGCGTGGATTGTGGTGCGTGCGAGCCGGTGTGCCCGGTCGAGGCGATCTACCTCGACGCGGACGTGCCCGCCGATCAGCGGCAGTTCATCGCGGAGAACGCCCGGTTCTTCGCCGAGCCGCTGCCGGGCCGCACCGAGCCGCTCGGATCTCCCGGCAGCGCGGCCAAGGCCGGTGAGCTGGGGGTGGACACTCCTTTCGTGCAGGCGTTCTCGCGATGA